In the Methanoculleus taiwanensis genome, TGCCATTAGGTATGCTGCCTGAAAGATAGGGTCACTATAAGCATAAGAAATAAAATCACTTGCAAAGAAGGTTCTCTGCACATATGCGATTTGGGAGCTCAAATCAGCAGTTAGTTGAGTATTGTATTCGAGGCCCAAGTAATTGATGACATGTCCATACGGATCATGCTGCTCCATGTAATCAAATACTAAGTACTACACTATAAACAGTAAGGTTTCCTCTTTCCATTTCAAAGATCTGCCTATGAGTGACGACTTATTGTGAATCTATTGGATTAGGATGATTTTTCAGAGGTGGATTACCCCCAAAACTTCACATGTGATGACCCATGCCGGGTCGAGCAAGACGTGGCAATGAGGTCCTTAGTACTCAAACCAAAAAGTCAATCTGATTAAGGTCCGTAAGAGGTTGGAAGCCGTATAATGGCGGCTCACTCCTAATGGTGTTCCAGATTGAGCCAAGACACCTAAATTAAAGCGATTCCATTTGGAACACCCAATCGATTGTTATAATGCGCCTGACCGTATTTCTTGTTGTAGGCGGCCCCTAGGAATCCGTGGCTACTCTCTTGGAAAAATGGGCAAGTTATTAAGAGTCCTTATTGAAACGGTTCAATGTGGGATTTTTTCTCGCTTTGGCAACAATTTTTTCAATCCATCTTTCATCGGCGTTTATTGTTGGAGATGATGGGTTTTCTTTATGCTTCGTAAAGTTATTCTCTACAGTCTTTTGTGAGTGATTTGCATAGCAGTACATACATTTATGCATACAGGTATTATACTGACCAATATCCTTACTTGCAATGCAACCACAATATTTTCGCTGTCCTGTATCCTTAACATTACTCGTCTTTAAGAACTCAATTAGCTTTAGATCATCTGGAAAGAGCCTCTTCATTAGACATCCATCAACACATTTGTTGTGCTCGATGCCCATGGCCCGCAGGTCGATAGATTCACAACATGTAGATACCGAAAGATTCCATTGCTGATTAAACACCATGATTCTATTAGCAATATCACAGATTTCATCACGGGTTAATTCACGATAATCAGAGAAACCCTCTCTATCTAAGTTGCCCTTTACCTTTTTGTAACAGTTAATATCAGCGAAACTGATGACTAACTTTTGAGTATATGGAGCAACTTCATCCCCTATACGCTTAATCTTTCCAGCTAGCTGATCTATAGTTAAGCTTGGTGAGAGTAATAAAGGATCAAATCTCCAAATGACTTTGTCTTTTCCAATTTTATCAGATAGTTCCTTGAATGTTTCAATCCTCTT is a window encoding:
- a CDS encoding DUF1848 domain-containing protein → MNFDNLLEKEVEIDAIAPQVISASRSTDIPAFYPEWFMRRLLEGYTVWINPFNQEPQVISFQKTRMIVFWTKNPRPLMKYLGEISRMGINYYFQFTLNDYEEEKLEPNVPPLAKRIETFKELSDKIGKDKVIWRFDPLLLSPSLTIDQLAGKIKRIGDEVAPYTQKLVISFADINCYKKVKGNLDREGFSDYRELTRDEICDIANRIMVFNQQWNLSVSTCCESIDLRAMGIEHNKCVDGCLMKRLFPDDLKLIEFLKTSNVKDTGQRKYCGCIASKDIGQYNTCMHKCMYCYANHSQKTVENNFTKHKENPSSPTINADERWIEKIVAKARKNPTLNRFNKDS